A window of Spiroplasma syrphidicola EA-1 contains these coding sequences:
- the gap gene encoding type I glyceraldehyde-3-phosphate dehydrogenase, translating into MTKIAINGFGRIGRLVFRKLFEEKNVEIVAINDLTDAKTLATLLELDSAQRSWMRGKISAEEGAIIVDGKKVIVCAEKDPTQLPWGKLGVDIVIESTGRFTDQESAQLHINAGAKKVAISAPAKGEGIKTIVYNVNHNILTKDDKIISGASCTTNCLAPMAKVLDEKFGIVKGYMTTVHAVTNDQRLLDLAHDDLRRARAAFSNIVPSKTGAAAAVALVLPQLKGKFDGMALRVPTITGSIVDLAVELNKNVTVEEINAAMKAAANETFGYNTQQIVSSDIIGESHGSIFDATLTKIIEVDGKQLVKVYAWYDNEMSYVSQLVRTVVHFASL; encoded by the coding sequence ATGACTAAAATTGCAATTAATGGTTTTGGGCGTATTGGGCGCTTAGTATTCAGAAAATTATTTGAAGAAAAAAATGTTGAAATCGTAGCAATTAATGATTTAACAGACGCTAAAACATTAGCAACATTACTTGAGTTAGACTCAGCACAAAGATCATGAATGAGAGGAAAAATCTCAGCTGAAGAAGGTGCAATTATTGTTGATGGGAAAAAAGTTATTGTTTGTGCCGAAAAAGACCCAACACAATTACCTTGAGGGAAATTAGGAGTTGATATTGTAATTGAATCAACAGGAAGATTCACAGATCAAGAGTCTGCTCAATTACATATTAATGCCGGAGCAAAAAAAGTAGCTATTTCAGCACCAGCAAAAGGTGAAGGAATTAAAACAATTGTTTACAATGTAAACCATAACATCTTAACAAAAGATGACAAAATTATTTCAGGGGCAAGTTGTACAACAAACTGTTTAGCACCAATGGCAAAAGTTTTAGATGAAAAATTTGGAATTGTTAAAGGATATATGACAACAGTTCATGCTGTAACAAATGACCAAAGATTATTAGACTTAGCTCATGATGACTTACGTCGTGCTCGTGCTGCTTTTTCTAACATTGTTCCAAGTAAAACTGGAGCAGCAGCAGCAGTTGCATTAGTATTACCTCAATTAAAAGGTAAATTTGATGGAATGGCATTACGTGTTCCAACAATTACAGGATCAATTGTTGACTTAGCAGTTGAATTAAACAAAAATGTAACAGTTGAAGAAATTAACGCAGCAATGAAAGCCGCAGCTAATGAAACATTTGGTTACAACACACAACAAATTGTATCATCAGATATTATTGGAGAATCACATGGTTCAATCTTTGATGCAACATTAACAAAAATTATTGAAGTAGATGGAAAACAATTAGTTAAAGTATATGCATGATATGATAATGAAATGTCATATGTATCACAATTAGTAAGAACAGTTGTTCACTTTGCATCACTTTAA
- a CDS encoding DnaD domain protein, with protein sequence MEQEVKYLIKYDYNLSNDDRLILLYLYQPIIGHRALSLYLLFSANGIKLEFNTKYEIDDFLTILQLSEQELEAAKDKLATIGLLKISRRSKERSIILKPQLPVSASAFFENAVLSDFLINKIGEDKFKRLKNKFLAAPSNPNPIANNLNVTLDFLYIDKYLLGKNANNKLYLPYREKIIQLANYYGILTKDIANYIYKSIEVQLNQRIFNYDKFTNLLSDAYQKIVLKKHLEGEQLNLVVTIDNTIAPSNMMEVKISEMTSIDPIEYLTLLRDNVKPTPLEIDLIRDLIIQYHLQPGIVNCLIEYVWFKNNCRIERKYCEKIANTFNQLQISNVESAMYHLRNAYNKTQKGRVKQAVIKESANVNYYKKVGREKGKLTVQDFEQLYQNSDNNKGDNKVDLKTLINELESL encoded by the coding sequence ATGGAGCAGGAAGTAAAATATTTAATTAAATATGATTATAATTTAAGTAATGATGACCGTTTAATATTATTATATTTATATCAACCAATTATTGGCCACAGAGCTTTATCTTTGTATTTGCTATTTTCAGCTAACGGCATCAAATTGGAGTTCAATACAAAATATGAAATTGATGATTTTTTAACAATTTTACAGTTAAGTGAACAAGAGTTAGAAGCAGCAAAAGATAAATTAGCAACAATTGGTTTGTTAAAAATTAGCAGACGAAGTAAAGAAAGAAGTATTATTTTAAAACCACAATTACCAGTGTCTGCCTCAGCTTTCTTTGAAAATGCTGTTTTATCTGATTTTTTAATTAATAAAATTGGGGAAGATAAGTTTAAACGGTTAAAAAATAAATTCTTAGCCGCTCCATCAAATCCAAATCCTATTGCAAATAATTTAAATGTGACCTTAGATTTTCTTTATATTGATAAATATTTATTAGGGAAAAATGCTAATAATAAACTTTATTTACCTTACCGTGAAAAAATTATTCAATTGGCAAATTACTATGGGATTTTAACAAAAGATATTGCTAACTATATTTATAAAAGTATTGAAGTCCAATTAAACCAACGAATTTTTAATTATGATAAATTTACTAATTTATTATCAGATGCTTATCAAAAAATTGTGTTAAAAAAACATTTAGAAGGAGAGCAATTGAATTTAGTTGTAACAATCGATAATACTATTGCACCATCTAATATGATGGAAGTTAAAATTAGTGAAATGACTTCAATTGATCCAATTGAGTACTTAACATTATTGAGGGATAATGTTAAACCAACACCATTAGAAATTGATTTAATTCGTGATTTAATTATTCAATATCATTTACAACCAGGGATTGTTAATTGCTTAATTGAATATGTTTGATTTAAAAATAATTGTCGAATCGAGCGTAAATATTGTGAAAAAATTGCTAATACTTTTAATCAATTACAAATTAGTAATGTCGAAAGTGCAATGTATCATTTACGTAACGCTTATAATAAAACCCAAAAAGGGCGGGTAAAACAAGCAGTAATTAAAGAAAGTGCTAATGTTAACTATTATAAAAAAGTTGGAAGAGAAAAAGGAAAATTAACCGTTCAAGATTTTGAACAATTATACCAAAATAGTGATAATAATAAAGGGGATAATAAAGTTGATTTAAAAACTTTAATTAATGAATTAGAAAGCTTATAA
- a CDS encoding ATP-binding protein: MEQTALLEQINHNPELLENLATIKFQGDDNYQKYADLFAEYLSNYHFCDKNPNLELCQQSFKGYKYYFNFVNGTLMLTRVECNHMLAFKELNRVQNNYLYYDFAPELLKLRLKDISKDYNFHNVQPIIPEMVKFVKGERKKGLYIYGNPGVGKTHLMISFANKLAEKDFKVAFISVINLINKIKDSFNNVNNDDSFLVQTLLKADVLFLDDIGGEAVSPWVRDDLLFRILNDRISRQKPVFFTSNFSINQLLLIYANIKGENMDPNINKIKTLRIVDRIKGLATEFELLGESRR; encoded by the coding sequence ATGGAACAAACGGCATTGTTAGAACAAATTAATCACAACCCTGAGTTGTTAGAAAATTTGGCAACAATTAAATTTCAAGGTGATGATAATTATCAAAAATACGCAGATTTATTTGCTGAGTATTTAAGTAATTATCATTTTTGTGATAAAAATCCAAATTTAGAATTATGCCAGCAAAGTTTTAAGGGCTATAAATATTATTTCAACTTTGTTAATGGTACTTTAATGTTAACCCGCGTTGAATGTAATCATATGCTAGCCTTTAAAGAACTCAATCGTGTCCAAAATAATTATTTGTATTATGATTTTGCTCCGGAGTTATTAAAATTACGTCTAAAAGATATTAGTAAAGATTATAATTTTCATAATGTCCAACCAATTATTCCTGAAATGGTTAAATTTGTTAAAGGTGAACGTAAAAAAGGATTATACATTTATGGTAATCCAGGTGTTGGAAAAACACATTTAATGATTAGTTTTGCCAATAAATTAGCGGAAAAAGATTTTAAAGTAGCTTTTATTTCAGTTATTAATTTAATTAATAAAATTAAGGATTCTTTTAATAATGTTAATAACGATGATTCTTTTTTAGTTCAAACATTATTAAAAGCTGATGTTTTATTTTTAGATGATATTGGGGGGGAAGCAGTTTCACCCTGAGTTCGTGATGATTTATTATTCCGGATTTTAAATGACCGAATTAGTCGTCAAAAACCAGTTTTCTTTACTTCCAATTTTTCAATTAATCAGTTACTGTTAATTTATGCCAATATTAAAGGGGAAAATATGGATCCCAATATTAATAAGATTAAAACCTTACGAATTGTTGATCGAATTAAGGGCTTAGCAACAGAATTTGAACTATTGGGTGAAAGTCGCCGTTAA
- a CDS encoding folate family ECF transporter S component, which translates to MLYLLTNIGAWLGIALLMGLAVWMDYKNIKQISILAITLTSFLVALSVLLTNLISYSVPFFGFGGIRLALGNFLIFVVGMLFGPFLGVLSGIATDLLGSMINIAGSYHGGFTLNLVLYGFVGSLAFLFQAKKLWYLNAIIFYTLTFMVISFGLNTLWLYSIGWNSVVVGSAFIVKLIKFPIEMLIYIPLALGTFSLLYKLITAKNNMLLWCTKHGELYFKRTRDNKYPIVN; encoded by the coding sequence ATGTTATATTTATTAACAAATATTGGGGCATGATTAGGAATTGCCCTGTTAATGGGCCTTGCTGTTTGGATGGACTATAAAAATATTAAGCAAATTAGTATTTTAGCAATTACCCTAACAAGTTTTTTAGTTGCCCTCTCCGTTTTATTAACTAATTTAATTAGTTATAGTGTGCCATTTTTTGGGTTTGGGGGGATTCGTTTAGCCTTGGGGAATTTTTTAATTTTTGTTGTTGGAATGCTATTTGGCCCTTTTTTAGGGGTTTTAAGTGGTATTGCCACTGATTTACTAGGGAGCATGATTAATATTGCGGGAAGTTATCATGGAGGATTTACCTTAAATTTAGTATTATATGGTTTTGTTGGTAGCTTGGCTTTTCTATTCCAAGCCAAAAAACTATGGTATTTAAATGCGATTATTTTCTATACTTTAACCTTTATGGTCATTTCTTTTGGACTAAATACCTTATGATTATATTCAATTGGTTGAAATAGTGTTGTTGTGGGGAGTGCTTTTATTGTTAAATTAATTAAGTTTCCAATTGAAATGCTAATTTATATTCCCTTAGCATTAGGAACTTTTAGTTTACTTTATAAATTAATTACAGCTAAAAATAATATGTTATTATGGTGTACAAAGCATGGTGAACTTTATTTTAAGCGAACAAGAGACAATAAATACCCAATAGTAAATTAA
- the uvrA gene encoding excinuclease ABC subunit UvrA, with protein MAKDWIIVKGARENNLKNINVEIPKDKLVVFTGLSGSGKSSLAFNTIYAEGRRRYIESLSSYARQFLGGNEKPDVDAIEGLSPAISIDQKTTSNNPRSTVGTVTEIYDYLRLLYARVGVPYCINGHGVIKSVSIKEIINNLKQQLKEDEKFMILSPVIRDKKGSFKELFLKLRQESFIRVNINGELRNLDEDIELDKNKRQNIDIVIDRIIFHNNEEIISRIHDAIEIALKYGNGLVKIAFQEQDKEALFSTNYACSICGFVIPELEPRLFSFNSPNGACPDCKGLGIKLEVDEELLIPNPNLSVLQGGIVYLKNIINTTNIEWQKFTVLANHYHIPLDLPISDLTKTQLNYLLRGSDETVDYNFKTASGNIMRGYDYIEGIGQLIERRYTETTSESAREYYKQFMSDRKCTTCHGQRLNEIPLAVKINDLSISDFTNLSVEEELSQVLNLRLTEYQQEIAKLIVNELVNRLDFLSRVGLGYLTLARSAATLSGGEAQRIRLATQIGSQLTGVLYVLDEPSIGLHQRDNDKLIETLKSLRDLGNTLIVVEHDEDTIRASDYIIDIGPRAGINGGEVVAYGQLEDIMQNPNSITGKYLTGELEIVVPKTHRGGNGLTLEVKGARENNLKNINVTIPLNKLVCLTGVSGSGKSTLMHEIIWKGIKKNLGLATERPGAYDKIVGIDNIDKVINISQDPIGKTPRSNPATYTSVFDDIRDLFAGTNEAKARGYLKGRFSFNVPGGRCENCQGDGIIKISMHFLPTVFVNCEVCDGKRYNDETLMVKFKEKNIYDVLEMTVDQAALFFEKQPKIYQKLLTMQEVGLGYIKLGQSATELSGGEAQRVKLSTFLLKRTTGKTLFLLDEPTTGLHVDDVKRLLVVLNRIVDNGDSVLVIEHNLDVIKVADHIIDLGPEGGNGGGTVVATGTPEQIVNKSDISFTGQYLKLILNK; from the coding sequence ATGGCAAAGGATTGAATTATTGTTAAAGGTGCCCGGGAAAATAATCTTAAAAATATTAATGTTGAAATTCCAAAGGATAAATTAGTAGTTTTTACTGGATTATCAGGTAGTGGTAAATCATCACTAGCTTTTAATACAATTTATGCTGAAGGTCGTCGCCGTTATATTGAAAGTCTTTCTAGTTACGCTCGTCAATTTTTAGGGGGCAATGAAAAACCTGATGTTGATGCGATTGAAGGATTATCACCGGCAATTTCAATTGATCAAAAAACTACAAGTAATAATCCCCGAAGTACAGTTGGAACAGTAACAGAAATTTATGATTATTTACGTTTATTATATGCCCGAGTAGGAGTCCCTTATTGTATCAACGGTCATGGGGTAATTAAATCAGTTTCAATTAAAGAAATTATTAATAATTTAAAACAGCAACTAAAAGAAGATGAAAAATTTATGATTTTATCACCGGTTATTCGTGATAAAAAAGGTAGTTTTAAAGAGTTATTTTTAAAGTTACGTCAAGAAAGTTTTATTCGTGTAAACATCAATGGTGAATTACGTAATTTAGATGAAGATATTGAATTAGATAAAAATAAGCGCCAAAATATTGATATTGTTATTGATCGAATTATTTTTCATAATAATGAAGAAATTATCAGTCGGATTCATGACGCGATTGAAATTGCTTTAAAATATGGTAATGGTTTAGTCAAAATTGCTTTTCAAGAACAAGACAAAGAGGCGTTGTTCTCAACAAACTATGCATGTAGTATTTGTGGTTTTGTTATCCCGGAATTAGAACCACGGCTATTTTCATTTAACTCGCCAAATGGGGCTTGTCCTGATTGTAAGGGATTAGGAATTAAATTAGAAGTTGATGAAGAACTGTTAATTCCTAATCCAAACCTGAGTGTTTTACAAGGGGGAATAGTTTATTTAAAAAATATTATTAATACTACTAATATTGAATGACAGAAATTTACTGTCTTAGCTAATCATTATCATATCCCCTTGGATTTACCAATTAGTGATTTAACAAAAACGCAGTTAAATTATTTACTACGGGGAAGTGATGAAACAGTTGATTATAATTTTAAAACGGCAAGTGGTAACATTATGCGAGGTTATGATTATATTGAAGGAATTGGTCAGTTAATTGAACGACGCTACACTGAAACAACAAGTGAATCAGCACGCGAATATTATAAACAGTTTATGTCAGACCGAAAATGTACAACTTGTCATGGCCAACGATTAAATGAAATTCCGTTAGCTGTTAAGATTAATGATTTAAGTATTTCTGATTTTACTAACTTATCTGTGGAAGAAGAATTATCACAAGTTTTAAATTTACGCTTAACCGAATATCAACAAGAAATTGCTAAGTTAATCGTTAATGAATTGGTTAATCGCCTTGATTTTTTATCGCGCGTTGGTTTAGGATATTTAACACTCGCTCGTAGTGCTGCCACTTTATCAGGGGGAGAAGCCCAACGGATTCGTTTGGCAACCCAAATTGGGAGTCAATTAACAGGAGTTTTATATGTCTTAGATGAACCATCAATTGGTTTACACCAGCGTGATAATGACAAACTAATTGAAACACTAAAAAGCTTACGAGATTTAGGTAATACTTTAATTGTTGTTGAACATGATGAAGATACAATTCGGGCAAGTGATTATATTATTGATATTGGTCCACGTGCTGGTATTAATGGTGGGGAAGTTGTCGCTTATGGGCAACTAGAAGATATTATGCAAAATCCTAATTCGATCACCGGAAAATATTTAACTGGAGAGTTGGAGATTGTCGTTCCAAAAACACACCGTGGGGGTAATGGCTTAACATTAGAAGTTAAAGGGGCGCGTGAAAATAATCTTAAAAATATTAATGTAACAATTCCATTAAACAAATTGGTTTGTTTAACTGGTGTATCAGGAAGTGGAAAATCAACATTAATGCATGAAATAATCTGAAAAGGAATTAAGAAGAATTTAGGATTAGCAACAGAACGACCGGGAGCGTATGATAAGATAGTTGGAATTGATAATATTGATAAAGTTATTAATATTTCCCAAGACCCGATTGGTAAAACACCACGTAGTAACCCAGCAACATATACTTCGGTTTTTGATGACATCCGGGATTTATTTGCGGGAACAAATGAAGCAAAGGCCCGAGGTTATTTAAAAGGGCGTTTCTCATTTAATGTTCCTGGGGGAAGATGTGAAAACTGTCAAGGCGATGGAATTATTAAGATCTCAATGCACTTCTTACCAACAGTTTTTGTTAATTGTGAGGTTTGTGATGGGAAACGTTATAATGATGAAACATTAATGGTTAAATTTAAAGAAAAAAATATTTATGATGTTTTAGAAATGACAGTTGATCAAGCAGCCCTATTTTTTGAAAAACAACCAAAAATTTATCAAAAATTATTAACAATGCAAGAAGTTGGCTTGGGCTATATTAAATTAGGACAATCAGCAACTGAATTATCAGGGGGAGAAGCCCAACGGGTAAAATTATCAACCTTTTTATTAAAACGAACAACAGGAAAAACATTATTCTTATTAGACGAACCAACAACTGGTTTACACGTTGATGATGTAAAACGATTATTAGTCGTGTTAAATCGGATTGTTGATAATGGGGATAGCGTTTTAGTAATTGAACATAATTTAGATGTTATTAAAGTAGCAGACCATATTATCGATTTAGGACCAGAAGGTGGTAACGGCGGGGGAACTGTTGTTGCAACCGGAACGCCAGAGCAAATTGTTAACAAAAGTGATATTAGTTTTACTGGTCAGTATTTAAAACTAATTTTAAACAAATAA
- the metG gene encoding methionine--tRNA ligase yields MKYQKFQRRKYQMSKPEKLFYVTTPIYYPSAHLHIGHSYTTVLADIINRYKKLDGYETFFLTGSDEHGEKIEKKAKADGITPYEFTTKIIANFKHLWEKLGVEYNKFIRTTDYDHEKAVQKIFSKLYKKGDIYKGHYEGIYCVSCEEFLTESQLNSENSQCLVCQNVPKKVQEETYFFKVSKYSDFLVNYYNSHQGFIEPEATKNEMLNNFIYPGLTDLSVTRTSFSWGIPTIEDSKHIVYVWIDALSNYLTALGYLSEDETLFNKFWNNDNVEILQIIGKEIARFHTIYWPSMLESLGLRQPDKILSHGWILFKDAKMSKSLGNVIDPLVLIDKFGRDVLRFYLGFEIPTDNDGKFSYDLYLESYNTNLANNIGNLSSRVTNMIEKYFDGHLPAVENLDNALIHEIKITVTNFKFYMDKYNVSRAIGKVLLLCQNANRFIEFSKPWELAKNGQQAELQAALYSLAYAIVVSAFLLQPILIDTSQKIANQFGIDLATLSFDNINDLKNIHFNKKITKGEILFQRLNIEDEIANLNK; encoded by the coding sequence TTAAAATATCAAAAATTCCAAAGGAGGAAATACCAGATGTCAAAACCAGAAAAATTATTCTATGTCACAACCCCAATTTACTATCCAAGTGCGCATTTACACATTGGTCATTCATATACAACTGTTTTAGCTGATATTATTAATCGCTATAAGAAGTTAGATGGCTATGAAACATTTTTTTTAACGGGTAGTGATGAACATGGCGAAAAAATTGAAAAAAAAGCAAAAGCAGATGGTATTACTCCATATGAATTTACAACAAAGATTATTGCTAATTTTAAACATTTATGAGAAAAATTAGGGGTTGAATATAATAAATTTATTCGAACAACTGATTATGACCATGAAAAAGCAGTTCAAAAAATCTTTTCAAAATTATATAAAAAAGGAGACATTTATAAAGGCCATTATGAAGGGATTTATTGTGTTAGTTGTGAAGAATTTTTAACCGAAAGTCAGTTAAATAGTGAAAATAGTCAATGTTTAGTTTGTCAAAATGTCCCAAAAAAAGTGCAAGAAGAAACTTACTTTTTTAAAGTTTCAAAATATAGTGATTTTTTAGTTAATTATTATAATAGTCATCAAGGTTTTATTGAACCAGAAGCAACAAAGAATGAAATGCTTAATAATTTTATTTACCCCGGTTTAACTGATTTATCAGTTACAAGAACATCTTTCTCATGAGGAATTCCAACAATTGAAGACTCAAAACATATTGTTTATGTTTGAATTGATGCCTTGTCAAATTACTTAACAGCGTTAGGTTATTTATCAGAAGATGAAACATTATTTAATAAATTTTGAAATAATGATAATGTTGAAATTTTGCAAATTATTGGGAAAGAAATTGCCAGATTTCATACAATTTACTGACCAAGTATGTTAGAAAGTTTAGGATTACGTCAACCGGACAAAATTTTATCGCATGGATGAATTTTATTTAAAGATGCAAAAATGTCAAAATCATTAGGAAATGTAATTGATCCATTAGTATTAATTGATAAGTTTGGCCGAGATGTGCTAAGGTTTTATTTAGGTTTTGAAATTCCAACCGATAATGATGGGAAGTTTTCTTATGATTTATATTTAGAATCTTATAATACTAATTTAGCAAATAATATTGGGAACTTATCTTCACGCGTGACAAATATGATTGAAAAATATTTTGACGGGCATTTACCAGCCGTGGAAAATCTTGATAATGCTTTAATTCATGAAATAAAAATTACAGTTACAAATTTTAAATTTTATATGGACAAATATAATGTTTCACGAGCAATTGGGAAAGTATTATTATTATGTCAAAATGCTAATCGTTTTATTGAATTTAGTAAACCATGAGAATTGGCAAAAAATGGCCAACAAGCAGAATTACAAGCAGCCTTATATAGTTTAGCCTATGCAATTGTTGTTAGTGCTTTTTTACTACAACCAATTTTAATTGACACTAGTCAAAAAATCGCTAATCAATTTGGAATTGATTTAGCAACATTATCTTTTGATAATATTAATGATCTGAAAAATATTCATTTTAATAAAAAAATTACAAAAGGGGAAATTCTCTTTCAACGTCTTAACATTGAAGACGAAATTGCCAATTTAAATAAATAG
- a CDS encoding bifunctional folylpolyglutamate synthase/dihydrofolate synthase gives MDVKKKIFKSNLFSKTYNLKKLLAEKYDNAQNKIKVINVIGTNGKGSVSNYLQKQLMNSFPKVGLLTSPAFLKHNERIKINNDFISDRNLKKLWKAVQGEAKEYQLTFFEIWVLMTIRYFIIEKVEVAVIEAGIGGELDATNVFANQWGVLLTSVSLDHTEILGPTVEEIALSKIKIWRGECPVYLSNSCQKYLPTIQEIVPGDKITVAEKYQHAINYFQEFNVGLVIAFLKNNNLPINYDLFKTPPLLGRFTILSKSPYFIIDGAHNVEGIEACIQAFEELEHLDKENTVVLYAASKKKDFQSALAILKEHFGSKLYITNFKNPLAWEIDDVVFNNKVKKWEQFLKQNKNKNILVCGSLYFIPLVYKFYVERM, from the coding sequence ATGGACGTTAAGAAAAAAATATTTAAAAGTAATTTATTTAGTAAAACTTATAATTTAAAAAAATTATTGGCAGAAAAATATGATAATGCCCAAAATAAAATTAAGGTAATTAATGTGATTGGAACAAATGGCAAGGGGTCAGTTTCTAACTATTTGCAAAAACAATTAATGAACAGTTTTCCGAAAGTGGGGCTATTAACTTCGCCAGCTTTTTTAAAGCATAATGAACGAATTAAAATTAATAATGATTTTATTTCTGATCGTAATTTAAAAAAATTATGAAAAGCAGTGCAAGGGGAAGCAAAAGAATATCAATTAACTTTCTTTGAAATTTGAGTGTTAATGACGATTCGCTACTTTATCATCGAAAAAGTAGAAGTGGCAGTAATTGAAGCTGGAATTGGAGGGGAATTAGATGCCACTAATGTTTTTGCAAATCAATGAGGAGTTCTCTTAACTTCTGTTAGCTTAGACCATACTGAAATCTTAGGACCAACTGTTGAAGAAATTGCTTTATCAAAAATTAAGATATGACGGGGAGAATGCCCAGTTTATCTTAGCAATAGTTGTCAAAAATATTTACCTACAATTCAAGAAATTGTTCCAGGTGATAAAATTACTGTTGCCGAAAAATATCAACATGCTATTAACTATTTTCAAGAATTTAATGTTGGATTAGTTATTGCCTTTTTAAAAAATAATAATTTACCAATTAATTATGATCTTTTTAAAACCCCACCATTATTAGGACGCTTTACAATTCTAAGTAAAAGCCCTTATTTTATTATTGATGGGGCCCATAATGTCGAGGGGATTGAAGCGTGTATTCAAGCGTTTGAAGAACTTGAACATCTTGATAAAGAAAATACCGTTGTTTTATATGCTGCTTCGAAAAAGAAAGATTTTCAGAGCGCTTTAGCAATTTTAAAAGAACATTTTGGTTCAAAATTATATATTACTAATTTTAAAAATCCCTTGGCTTGAGAAATAGATGATGTTGTTTTTAACAATAAAGTTAAAAAATGAGAACAATTTTTAAAGCAAAATAAAAATAAAAATATTTTAGTTTGTGGATCATTATATTTTATTCCCTTAGTTTATAAATTTTATGTAGAAAGGATGTAA